actagcttactgactaaccatttggtctgaaatggacatatctctaaatgccacgaaggtatgaccccatgagtggtgtcatatgaaagagtaaaacataaagaatataataaaatatttccaaatgctggaggtcatccagggtcacaggggtcaaaaaggtcattttaactgaaaatgctctgattgagcttaaatttaaatgcaataatccttgtgacattctaaacatgttttaaacatttaaaaatttatttaaggtcattaaggggtcataaaggggtcaaaggtcaaggttctcaaaatgctccaattgagctgaaatttaaatgcaatgatccttatgacattctaaccatttaaaaacattttaagattcatttaaggtcattaaggggtcaataaaggggtcaaaggtcaagttttccaaaatgctccgattgagctgaaatttaaatgcaatgatccttatgacattctaaacatgttgaaaatattttaaaattcatttaaggtcattaagggcaataaagtggtcaaaggtcaagtttacaaaaatgcttcaattgacctgaaatttaaatgcaatgatccttatgacattctaaacatttaaaaaatattttaagattcatttaaggtcattaaggggtcataaaggggtcaaaggtcaagttttccaaaatgctccgattgagctgaaatttaaatgcaatgatccttatgacattctaaacatgttgaaaatattttaaaattcatttaaggtcattaaggggcaataaaggggtcaaaggtcaagttttaaaaatgcttcaattgacccGAAATTTAAAtccaatgatccttatgacattcttaacatgttttaaatattttaaaattcatttaaggtcattaaggggtcatacagaggtcaaaagtcaagttttcaaaatgccagcttctcacgatcaagacggcaattaatgaaacagtcttattaaaattaatactatcctgcacagtattgctgcttgatcagatcgtcacagtcaaccgcctaacttacctcgtgcccttgcaaagggcacagtggCTCTagtttatattctttacttttcttctttcattaacaccactcgggtggtcatacctgcatttcgagattatgtccattacagactccgggtgacagtggtataggcctaccacaatatactgctgaagccacatggttcagctatggtgcggttatcgctctagttacccatgcttattataaaaatcaagaaatacactgcagttgttagttaattcgctatgttaactcaacttacatgcacattttattttaaaataattttatattatttcgcaatgtatagtttactataaagtagatattggcaagcacatgataaaggactgatcattcactacaatcttcacttttaaactgtattttttgaatgtgttgattgttagtccgaaactcctgcaaagctatggacatggcatcttacctactccattctgtagtctgcattgtgtgttttctcagtcttcaatcattttgttgaatgtaattttatgaatcaaataaaaagatagaaattggcctcactttagttatgtgtcattttacagtatttatcatttataaagtaagaccaTAATTTATTTATCTTccataagtgcatgtcaaaatatgggatatattgttcaatattatagctagccctaaaaactttattttcaatcggatttttcccgttgaaaagacaaaactgatgttaaagatagcaataatatcatcaataacatattgagtcaattttatccataaaacgatacaggataggatagataattactttgacttcaatgtggtccatataatgaagattttgattccacaacattattagatctgttatcaacatatcaattatgcactcacaggcaaccaaacatcatgctatgctcagtagtccactgataatagtgatatgacctcgtgatcattccccgctttgaccatgtcatttttttgatatgctgattgctgaacaagtttatgtttatatgtgtaggcctaacctatgataactttttaagtcataattaattcaaccttaactttggcaatactcaatcgttttcgttcgttgaaacggcaaaatatacttttttccttgcaaatcgaattagcagacatcaaaaacatttccaccacgagaagtaaaaaaataattcataccaatagaagaaggctataatcttagctaatctttagtgtacacaaaccccatctcagaattaggtaccagcgccctatgcgctggcgaaaaatgcaaaattaaagtcacaaaatttatcagggggtgtagtaccaccttaaaatatATCCAGACCCTTTAATTGCAAATCCAATGTCTGTGTAAATAACCTTGAAACGCATCagactgaatcaaataaaaaatatgtgATACAACAAAGTATAACAATAACGGATAATGTCGCCAAAATTagttttcgccagcgcatagggcgctggtacctaattctgagatggggtttgtgtacactaaagattagctaagattatagccttcttctattggtatgaattattttttttacttctcgtggtggaaatgtttttgatgtctgctaattcgatttgcaaggaaaagaatgtatgttttgccgtttcaacgaacgaaaacgattgagtattgccaaagttatgtttgaattaattatgacttataaaggagcatattaaaataacagatgtggaaaataggacgtttcatcaaccagttgtagtcctactgtgtatggcatattggatggctatggggaaagttagcccatatttgcaagactatccttgccttcaaggtgaaacaacctactcatgttaccctctggccatgagctggcctggtgtcagatcttacccagggaaagatgacattccaatatcggcctttaaaaagttatcataggttaggcctacacatataaacataaacttgctcagcaatcagcatatcaaaaaaatgacatggtcaaagcgggggaatgatcacgaggtcatatcagtggactactgatagcatgatgtttggttgcctgtgagtgcataattgatatgttgataacagatctaataatgttgtggaatcaaaatcttcattatatggaccacattgaagtcaaagtaattatctatcctatcctgtatcgttttatggataaaattgactcaaaatgttattgatgatattattgctatctttaacatcagttttgtcttttcaacgggaaaaatccgattgaaaataaagtttttaggggctagctataatattgaacaatatatcccatattttgacatgcacttatagaaaataaataaattacttactttataaatgataaatactgtaaaatgacacataactaaagtgaggccaatttctatcttttttatttgattcataaaattacattcaacaaaatgatcgaagactgagaaaacacacaatgcagactacagaatggagtaggtaagatgccatgtccatagctttgcaggagtttcggactaacaatcaacacattcaaaaaatacagtttaaaagtgaagattgtagtgaatgatcagtcctttatcatgtgcttgccactatctactttatagtaaactatacattgcgaaataatataaaattattttaaaataaaatgtgcatgtaagttgagttaacatagcgaattaactaacaactgcagtgtatttcttgatttttataataagcatgggtaaaaggcagtaaagacaaaaatacagaacaatttggagtaatgaattaaagagttgacaggagttataggagttaatgtgttttgctgtttcagtgtgcatgttctcaccattgatggtttggtgaactgtcatgtaacatggatgtaagcgtgatcctaaaaatgcctttcacggtgacccaaactatttacaagacctcttctgcattgacgctggccttcccttttaaagggaatttttattgagtTATACACTGATTTACCATTTCAATTTGTATGTTCTTCATCGTTTGCAGGCCACGGTGTTCAGTAATTACAACTTGGTATTCTTATGGTGCATTTTGATGccatttatataaaataaaagttaagTTAAGGTAAcgaaaacatctttaaaatgatacaaaatatTTATGATAATTTTCTTTTCACCACAATTTCCTTATTTCGCTCGACTGGGTCACACATATTGTTCAGCAAATCCCTCGCACCTGTTGTAGGCTAAATGCCATTTCGTAATTTAGTAGAGTGGAACACGGTCTTCGGTAAACAAAAACAACCATTAAACTTGAACCAGGTTTTCTGTTTGATCATAGCCGCTGACCTCCTCTGATAGCTGGACCCCGGGAGCTGGACGTATCGACTATAATATTCAATTGGTTCAACTGAAGAAAAAATGACATTATCCGAGTTCTTCCTTTCATATATCAATACACAAACCGTATTGATATGCATTGCCATAGTGTTCTTATCATTCGGCTTCAAACGACACACGAATCTACCACCAGGACCATGGAATCTACCACTGTTAGGATATCTTCCAGTCCTTGCGATAAGCCTTTACCGCACTGGCGCTGGGCTACCTGAGCAATTACTGGCCGAAATGGCAAAGAAGTAcggcaaaatattcaaattcaaGATTGGTACAAAGTTGATAGTAGTGATCAGTGAATGTGATTCTATTAAAGAAGCGTTTAAGAATCACTACATCAATGATCGACCAGAAAGTCAGATTTTCGAGGAGACCGGACTTGATGAAGGTGAGTTATTTTTAGGGTATAAGCATAAAGTAAAATGGATAGTCTCCGTGTCTCGCGGTTGTTGGTGTTAAAAGCCAACTAAGGGGGGTGGTAAAGGAGTCGAACATCCATTTTTTACATAACGGAGTAcccacctctctctctctctctctctttcgttagcgattaTTCCAGTACTCCACCTTGAAATGTTGATTTGGGGGATATTgatacacctcctccacagcgagtctgttaccttcccagcatttaagaactGCCGGTACCTATTTATACACCTGGATGGAGAGGAGTAATACAACATGATGGCCCgtggctcgaacccacaaccttccgattatgagccGATGCCGGGGCCGAAGCCTGTTTCGCTCTCGGCCACCGTCCTAATATAACTAATTATAAAGCTGACTATATCAATTTTGTTAATCGTTTTGCTGATATTCTACTATTTCATCTACGTACAAGTAGATTTGCTTTAACCTATATTATAATTTGcatctttttttttatagttttgaaaagaataaagAATTTAAATTGAATATCTGCAGACAAAATGATCAGTCATGGTAGTATAAGTATGGTACATGTCAAACTAGAAGTTCgttgataatattattatatgaAGTGTGTGTGTATTATTGTCGAATTCCAGGTTAGCGTCGTTATGTCGGAGCAAAAAAGATcaaacttaatcatgttaatacagAAGGCTTAGATTTTCAAAACAAGATTGAACAATATGCCAAGATTAAGCTTGTCATGCACACAGCGTTTACTCATATAGATACAATTATTAAGTTGAAGTAAATCAACCAGTATTAACAGCTATTAACGTGTTAAATAGACTTGAAATTGCGTGACACACGCCTCAATAATTGCAAATAATACTAAATCTGTGCGACCTGAATGAAATAAATTCATGGTTTGTTTTACTCgtcaaaataatatcataatttttATCAAAACCACCATGTGCATGATTATGTTATTACCTTTGTATAACACAGTGTATATCATACCAGCAATCTGACATATCGTAATATGTATGGCATGAAAATAAACCTctcttcataacattcaaaaacatgtttagaaaacGTGCTGCagaatattctaacataatgcttAAAAGggatatttcgtgatcctagtatcctctttttatgacattttcaatagatatccaccaaaaaagtttattcccaaaatttcagttgattccgattttgcgtttgcgagttattaatgtttatgtgtattacactgctccatagacaatgtgttgtaatttcgttctggttttttttgtacataaacattatgtaaccagaggtttccagtgacataaaaatctcaacttttttgcagaaaagtgggtggatgatgctgtggatcacaaaatgcccttttaagtgttgacaaaatggtgggcaaaaaacattattttacaataacaatttggcAACATTCTAAATAAACATGTTCTTACAGTGTGTTttgatacaaaacgtttttatgacctttataaaacctgatatttaatgttattttaccaaACCTAAAATCCAAAATATGATATGTTTAAaacgatttgtgtttgctgggtatatacctTGATTTAAGTGCTGTGTGATATTGATCCGGCAACTCTAGAACACAGGGGGCGATGCTACTCCAACTCCTAGTGTTGCCGGATATCACACAGCACTTCAATATCACATGCACAGCACTTCAAAACTACAACACTGCTGATGAAATCAACCAATGGTTGATGAAACGTCCAGAACCGTAcgttttgactggtcttgatgTGCTGATAATTCTTTATGTTACTGAGGTTTAATATTATGACATTAATCTTAGTAACCCTCGCCCAACCGAAGGGCAAGCAGCTAGAACGCGAGAGGACTGAGTGCCGAAGCCGTGACAGAGGCGCGGTGATGGAGCGCTTGTATGCCACTCAGGTTTCCAAGAGTGTTTTCCACTAGCTTCTCCTTTACCTTAGGATCCCTGTAAATGTTTCTCTTTTTTACATGGGCCTTATCTGTGGTATCCTGCTCGTACAACAAAGCATTACAATGTCAATGTCGTCTTTCGTTTTGTGATTAACATTATTAGAATAAAAACAAGCAGCGAAATCCAAGATATGAGTAGTAAGGGGGCCCTGTCAGCAACGCAGCCCGAACAGAATCTTGTACAACTATTCAGTTACCACCACACGGAATTAAAGCATTATTCTATCGTGGTAACTGGATATGActtgtccaagattctgctttctgCGTCAGCAACTGCTTACTGCTGTAGCTTTCTCTGCTTCTGATCCCTCACCATGATCAGTATGCAATCAGCTTCCAGAATTGATCAGGGATATTAAGTCAATATTGACTGTTTTAGAAGTCACTGAAGACTTTCTTGTTCACTCAGCATTTTTCAGGCATGCGTTGTTATGGGACCCAACTTTATGTGTAATTTAATTGACATGTGTAATCTTCGACTCCATTTTGTGTACCATTTATTTGCATGTTACTTAATTTGTTAAATCTTTTGCCATATCATACGAGCAGAGGCATTTTTGGCTATACAACATTAACATTATAGCTATATACAACACAAACATAAGGTCTATGTATTCTGATTTTGATGTTTCAGGCTTGAATGCTAGTTCGGGTAAATCATGGAAATACCACCGTACTCTCACCTTCaacactttccaaacttttgggGTAGGGAGAAGCAACTTTGAAGGCAACATCAGTAAAGAAGCCAACACTTTGGTTGATGGAGTTCGGGCTAGCAAGGAAGAGCCTCTTAACCCGCATATTCTGATTGGAAATGCTGTGGCCAATGTCACTTGCTCCGTAGTTTTGGCAAGCGATATGATCACGCTGATCCTGAATTTCAACATCTCATTATGATGTTGAACAAAATGATCACCATGATAGGAGCAGGTGGTCCAGTTATATTTCTTCCAACTGCTAAATATATATTTCCTGGAAAGTACAAAGAAGTTACTTCCAATTTTCTGAATTTAGACAATTTCTTCAGAACCACGTTGATGAACATCAGCGTAATTTTGATAAAGAAAATATGCACGACATCATCGATGTTTTTCTCAATGAAATTGAACTTGTAAAGGAAGAAACAGGCGATCGGGCAAACTACATAGACGTAAAGTCTATCACAGCTACGGCAACGTTTCTTTTCTTAGCGGGCACCGAATCAACCACAACAACATTGCGATGGGCTCTTCTTTACATGATGATGTATCCAGAGATTCAGGCTAAAGTTCAGCAAGAAATAGATACTGTTGTAGGTCGCATGCGTAAGCCGCAATGGGCTGATAGGTTATTGCTTCATTACACGGAAGCTGTTCTACTGGAGATTCAGCGTATTCGGACAGCATTTGGACTTGGGATACCTCATGTGGCTTCCGAAGACACAAAACTAGCCGGATATGACATACCAAAAGGGACATACGTAGCTGCCAATGTTTGGGCACTGCAGTTAATGATCCAGATGTATGGACCGAACCAGATCAATTCAAGCCAGAGAGATTCTTGGATGAAGGCGGAAAGCTGCATCATCGGGAGGAGTTCATGCCCTTTGGTTCAGGTCAGTACTCtcttaagctggtttcatactttctgccgcttgccgctgagcggcatgacgcttcatcatgccgcttgtacttttctgcaagcgggcggcacaccgctaagcggcagcggcatgactctgaaagctactcttgccgctcagcaccgctccaaaatcgtattttgttctcatacgtcagagcggcaccgctccgagttgacttgaattcaactcccagcggtgctgccgccgcggcaaagcggtggagtaatcgatatatcggcttgccgctggtcaccgctagcgtttttagtgagattgcgcagtgaagtaaaatcatcttcagagcggcaaagcggcaagcggcaggaaagtatgaaaccagcattaatgctggttttatactttctgccacttgctgctgagcggcgtgacgcttcattaTGCCGCTTGTACCTTTCTGCAAGCGTTGCTGATTATATGAACGCCAATTGCCGCTCAGCACCGTCAAAAGTCAATCGTTTCCTGTTCTTATAATGTCATGCAGAGCGGTGCCGCTCCCaaattgacttgaattcaactctaGCGATCCCGCTTTTGGCAAAGCGATGGAGTGATCGTATCGGCTTGCCGTTGGTCGCCGCTATAGCGTTTCGGTGCGACTTCGCAGTGAGGCAAAATCGttgtcagagcggcaaagcggcaagcgccACTGTTTGCCATTCGCCTCAATGATATGACATTTCGTTGTTGCCGCTAATTCTTTACTAAATTTAGATTATTTGTACCCCTTAACTCAAATTTGAATAGCTAATATCCAGGAGTATTTGGGGCGTTACCTCTGGACCCCCTCTGTACAGGATGAGGCGCCAAATTAACAGATTTTTTATGGCTAATATATAAATCAGTTGATTCAGCGCCACACACTTCAAACtgtgaaaatcaaaatgagctACACGTACAAACGTACTTAGTGATAGATAACACTTACTTTCCCAATTACAATAAGAGCTGCTGATTCAAGTGACCTTGTAATATATGTGTGTCACTTTACGCCAGATTTCGTGATTCTGAGCCCTAGTTATGGAccaatcgttatttacggcaggggggaatgggtgttttggcaaaaatatcgacaaaaaattcccccttgttttcccaattttctccatttaaaattataCAATCCCCCCtcttggttcaactaaaatttcaggttcccccctcaagaccacaaaaacatttcgtgttcccccctaaatttacccattcccccctgccataaataacgatcgctcccttattcTAATCAAATTATCAAGAATGTCCACTGATTTTcctcttttgtattttgtttcccAGGTCATCGAGTATGTCTTGGTGATAATCTCGCTAAAATGGAGGTCTTCTTGTTCTTCACTTACATCTTGCACTCATTCGATATCACAAGACCATCTGATGCGAAGGCCCCATCCATGAGAGGTATCAGTGGACTCATCACCAGTCCAAGATCGTATGAACTTATAGCTAAAAATAGAAAGTGAttaaaatattgtattatttACTGGTGCATAGTTACTTGGTGCATCTATAATACTAGCTGTCGAGATATACAGGCCACAAAACAGATCAGTTATAGTCATCTTTGCTGtacaacaacctgataattttggattattctgaaatatacatgttgttaattggactttgctttttcATTTGATATCCTGTTCGtaaatcgaacaagaattgaccaagatatgcgcctccaaagcctcaaaccctaaaatcaaaagttacaatatcaatgattttcaatgggaacgcattgttgtattgcacacaagcaccacggccATTCGGAGGGCAGGTTAGTGTAttgtcttctcactcgcttctcaccgctgtTGGCAGGGTTCAATTCACCACGGTACCACAtactcgtcctcgcaggtttttctccgggtgctccggttttcatACTGCATCTacaatcggacctcttcccatatccctgtcccgtcatatccggatggcatcccttgaatttagtagcttctgagcactattgggatagCCTggctaataaaataaataaaaaataaataaaataaatcaataaagcaCAAAGGGCACAAAGTAACAAGCGTAATTGAATaaaggcacaattgaatcgttgaaattgcaacttttcattttgcgGTTTGAggatttggaggcgcatatcttggtcaattctttttcgatttttacgaacagggtgtcaaatgagaacggAAAGTCAAATTAACAAATTGTGTATTTCAGAATCATCCaacattatcaggttgttgaacagcaaggatgactataaccgactgacgagtttctttttgtgcctggtgtagtctaGAGAACGCTTTATGTACAAATGCAATGGAGTAACTTTAAAACTGCAACTCATGCATCTTCCTTGcgtttttggatcatcgtgtcttttTTTGTTGATTGATtgtaacgaatgaggtcttaaattcaaactaaaagatgcagctattggctgctggttctattaatgacatatctgcctttgtttaggatatacagtggtaaaaataactggtaccttaaggtAAAAAGCTTCTATTCCAGCCAGAACGGAGATGATTTGGAGTACGCCAATGGAGGTGCATCTATCCCAAAAGGGAATGTGTATCTTTcttcgacttgctggagtcttgTTTCTGAAGGGACACGTCTCATGAAAGTGGAACAGAGTGGGTGGTTATTGCTTCCAGGAGAAACTAGTGATAGTTGTCATTTGTACAAGgc
The Amphiura filiformis chromosome 3, Afil_fr2py, whole genome shotgun sequence DNA segment above includes these coding regions:
- the LOC140147630 gene encoding cytochrome P450 2J4-like gives rise to the protein MTLSEFFLSYINTQTVLICIAIVFLSFGFKRHTNLPPGPWNLPLLGYLPVLAISLYRTGAGLPEQLLAEMAKKYGKIFKFKIGTKLIVVISECDSIKEAFKNHYINDRPESQIFEETGLDEGLNASSGKSWKYHRTLTFNTFQTFGVGRSNFEGNISKEANTLVDGVRASKEEPLNPHILIGNAVANVTCSVVLASDMITLILNFNISL